The following are from one region of the Knoellia sp. p5-6-4 genome:
- a CDS encoding immune inhibitor A domain-containing protein, whose translation MSVLSGVAVAAVALSLAPAQSQAIPVQGDKEPKAANRDHDLPNPLGDAARELRKEAVEKLVKGEATTETRGGQRVIKLAGKTDARGQRTADRYVSYPVEREESIFTILSSFSDMQQNEIPEPDRSMDNSTYWTENFDRAHYQDMMFGEGESFRDFYLKQSNGRFLAKGDVSDWVQVKGEAATYGDNANEREGYWSYVQDTVNAWYEAQVAAGKSSAEINAYLKQFDKVDRYDADGDGNFNESDGYIDHFQAIHAGEGEEAGGGTLGEDAIWSHRWYVNSTDIGKTGPGENRLGGARIGDADIWVGDYTTEPENGGLGVFAHEFGHDLGLPDLYDTSGGDNTTGFWTLMSGGSWLNWGKDSIGTTPGYMGPWEKLMLGWLDYQVVKHGADTTVKLGPADLDASTNKQAVIVTLPEKTITTEYNTPHSGAAEWWSGSADDLQNTLTRSVDLTGKSSATLSAWLEHDIEADYDYLYVETSTDGANWTQVGTPIDGQSSGWVQKTWDLSSLAGKSGQVRFRYATDGGVHLDGAFLDDLSITADGAEVFADDVESGDNGWVAKGFSRIDGSTTKQASHYYIAENRVYSGYDATLKTGPYNFGFANTKPDWVERFPYQNGMLVWYIDNEYSDNNTRQHPGGGQVLNVDARPSPVKFYDGSRLGNRRQPFDGTFGLEATDAVTFHKNGIPTTVGSQPAIPTFDDSDPNRYYDATNPMGSVKVAGSGTTMTVAKSVDGGNELQVKVEFK comes from the coding sequence GTGAGCGTCCTGTCCGGTGTGGCGGTGGCTGCCGTCGCACTGAGCTTGGCGCCCGCCCAGTCACAGGCAATCCCTGTGCAGGGCGACAAGGAGCCGAAGGCTGCGAACCGCGACCACGACCTGCCCAACCCGCTCGGCGACGCCGCGCGCGAGCTGCGCAAGGAGGCGGTCGAGAAGCTCGTCAAGGGCGAGGCCACGACCGAGACCCGCGGCGGCCAGCGCGTCATCAAGCTGGCGGGCAAGACCGACGCCCGCGGCCAGAGGACCGCAGACCGCTACGTGTCCTACCCGGTGGAGCGGGAGGAGTCGATCTTCACGATCCTCTCCAGCTTCAGCGACATGCAGCAGAACGAGATCCCGGAGCCGGACCGCTCCATGGACAACTCGACGTACTGGACCGAGAACTTCGACCGGGCGCACTACCAGGACATGATGTTCGGCGAGGGCGAGTCCTTCCGCGACTTCTACCTCAAGCAGTCCAACGGCCGTTTCCTGGCCAAGGGCGACGTCTCCGACTGGGTCCAGGTCAAGGGCGAGGCCGCCACCTACGGCGACAACGCCAACGAGCGCGAGGGCTACTGGTCCTACGTGCAGGACACCGTCAACGCCTGGTACGAGGCGCAGGTCGCGGCGGGCAAGTCGTCGGCCGAGATCAACGCGTACCTCAAGCAGTTCGACAAGGTCGACCGCTACGACGCCGACGGTGACGGCAACTTCAACGAGTCCGACGGCTACATCGACCACTTCCAGGCCATCCACGCCGGTGAGGGTGAGGAGGCCGGCGGCGGCACGCTCGGCGAGGACGCCATCTGGTCGCACCGCTGGTACGTCAACTCCACCGACATCGGCAAGACCGGCCCCGGCGAGAACAGGCTCGGTGGCGCCCGCATCGGCGACGCCGACATCTGGGTCGGCGACTACACCACGGAGCCGGAGAACGGCGGACTCGGCGTCTTCGCCCACGAGTTCGGCCACGACCTCGGCCTGCCCGACCTCTATGACACCTCCGGTGGCGACAACACCACCGGCTTCTGGACGCTGATGTCCGGAGGCTCGTGGCTCAACTGGGGCAAGGACTCGATCGGCACCACGCCCGGCTACATGGGCCCGTGGGAGAAGCTGATGCTCGGCTGGCTCGACTACCAGGTGGTCAAGCACGGCGCCGACACCACGGTGAAGCTCGGCCCGGCCGACCTCGACGCCTCGACCAACAAGCAGGCCGTCATCGTGACCCTGCCCGAGAAGACGATCACCACCGAGTACAACACCCCGCACTCCGGTGCGGCTGAGTGGTGGAGCGGCTCGGCCGACGACCTGCAGAACACGCTGACCCGCTCGGTCGACCTGACCGGCAAGTCCAGCGCCACCCTGTCGGCCTGGCTCGAGCACGACATCGAGGCCGACTACGACTACCTGTACGTCGAGACCTCGACCGACGGCGCGAACTGGACCCAGGTCGGCACCCCGATCGACGGCCAGAGCAGCGGCTGGGTCCAGAAGACCTGGGACCTCTCCTCCCTCGCCGGCAAGAGCGGCCAGGTGCGGTTCCGCTACGCCACCGACGGCGGCGTGCACCTCGACGGTGCGTTCCTCGACGACCTGTCGATCACCGCTGACGGCGCGGAGGTCTTCGCCGACGACGTCGAGAGCGGCGACAACGGCTGGGTCGCGAAGGGCTTCTCGCGTATCGACGGCTCCACCACAAAGCAGGCCAGCCACTACTACATCGCCGAGAACCGCGTCTACAGCGGCTACGACGCGACGCTGAAGACGGGCCCGTACAACTTCGGGTTCGCCAACACCAAGCCCGACTGGGTGGAGCGCTTCCCGTACCAGAACGGCATGCTCGTCTGGTACATCGACAACGAGTACTCGGACAACAACACCCGCCAGCACCCCGGCGGTGGCCAGGTCCTCAACGTCGACGCCCGCCCGAGCCCGGTGAAGTTCTACGACGGCTCGCGCCTGGGCAACCGCCGCCAGCCGTTCGACGGCACCTTCGGCCTCGAGGCGACCGACGCGGTGACGTTCCACAAGAACGGCATCCCGACGACCGTCGGGTCGCAGCCCGCGATCCCGACGTTCGACGACAGCGACCCGAACCGCTACTACGACGCCACCAACCCGATGGGTTCGGTCAAGGTCGCGGGCTCCGGCACCACCATGACGGTTGCCAAGTCCGTGGACGGCGGCAACGAGCTGCAGGTCAAGGTCGAGTTCAAGTGA
- a CDS encoding NAD+ synthase gives MAQLRLALAQVNATVGDLAGNAAMVREWTARAAAEGAHLVAFPEMALTGYPVEDLALRTSFVDASRAALTALAADLAADGHGDLPVVIGYLDRATPGSADADPGRELPQNCAAVLHRGEVVARYAKHHLPTYGVFDEARVFAPGHDLAVVRVRGVDVALAICEDIWQEGGPVSMAREAGAELLLVLNGSPYERDKDDVRLELAARRARQAECVLAYLNLVGGQDELVFDGDSVVVAADGAVLARGPQFAEDLLVVDLDLHESTFDPTDVTEGVAFTPVSEDPTEPYAARPASEAPRLDPVGEVYEALVLGLRDYVRKNGMRSVVLGLSGGIDSALVAAIACDALGADNVHGVSMPSVYSSDHSKDDAADLAERTGLSYRVQPIKPMVEAFLGELGLTGVAEENLQARCRGVILMGLSNQEGHLTLATGNKSELATGYSTIYGDSVGGFAPLKDVPKSLVWQLATWRNAEAERRGETMPIPPNSITKPPSAELRPGQVDQDSLPPYETLDAILELYVAGAQGRAQLIDAGFDAAVVDKVVSLVDRAEWKRRQFAPGPKISALAFGRDRRLPITSRWREQDS, from the coding sequence ATGGCCCAGCTCCGACTCGCCCTCGCCCAGGTCAACGCCACGGTGGGAGACCTCGCCGGCAACGCCGCGATGGTCCGCGAGTGGACCGCCAGGGCTGCCGCCGAGGGCGCACACCTGGTGGCCTTCCCCGAGATGGCACTGACTGGCTACCCCGTCGAGGACCTCGCCCTGCGGACCTCCTTCGTCGACGCCTCGCGAGCAGCGTTGACCGCACTGGCCGCCGACCTCGCCGCCGACGGACACGGCGACCTGCCGGTGGTCATCGGCTACCTCGACCGCGCGACGCCCGGCAGCGCCGACGCCGACCCCGGTCGTGAGCTGCCCCAGAACTGCGCCGCCGTCCTGCACCGCGGCGAGGTCGTCGCGCGGTACGCGAAGCACCACCTGCCCACCTACGGAGTCTTCGACGAGGCCCGCGTCTTCGCCCCCGGGCACGACCTGGCCGTCGTCCGCGTCCGCGGGGTCGACGTGGCTCTGGCCATCTGTGAGGACATCTGGCAGGAGGGCGGACCCGTGTCGATGGCCCGCGAGGCCGGTGCCGAGCTGCTGCTGGTGCTGAACGGCTCGCCCTACGAGCGCGACAAGGACGACGTGCGGCTCGAGCTCGCCGCCCGCCGCGCCCGCCAGGCGGAGTGCGTGCTCGCCTACCTGAACCTCGTCGGCGGCCAGGACGAGCTGGTCTTCGACGGTGACTCGGTCGTCGTCGCGGCCGACGGCGCAGTGCTCGCTCGTGGCCCGCAGTTCGCCGAGGACCTGCTCGTCGTCGACCTCGACCTCCACGAGTCGACCTTCGACCCCACCGACGTCACCGAGGGCGTCGCCTTCACCCCGGTGAGCGAGGACCCCACCGAGCCGTATGCCGCGCGGCCGGCTTCCGAGGCCCCCCGCCTCGACCCGGTCGGCGAGGTCTACGAGGCGCTCGTGCTCGGCCTGCGCGACTACGTCCGCAAGAACGGGATGCGCTCGGTCGTGCTGGGCCTGTCGGGCGGCATCGACTCGGCGCTCGTCGCCGCCATCGCGTGCGACGCGCTCGGCGCAGACAACGTCCACGGCGTCTCCATGCCCAGCGTCTACTCCTCCGACCACTCCAAGGACGACGCCGCCGACCTCGCCGAGCGCACCGGCCTGAGCTACCGGGTGCAGCCGATCAAGCCGATGGTCGAGGCGTTCCTCGGCGAGCTCGGCCTCACCGGCGTCGCGGAGGAGAACCTCCAGGCGCGCTGCCGGGGGGTCATCCTCATGGGCCTGTCCAACCAGGAGGGCCACCTCACCCTCGCCACCGGCAACAAGTCCGAGCTGGCCACCGGCTACTCCACCATCTACGGCGACAGCGTGGGCGGCTTCGCGCCGCTCAAGGACGTGCCGAAGAGCCTGGTGTGGCAGCTGGCGACCTGGCGGAACGCCGAGGCGGAGCGTCGCGGCGAGACGATGCCCATCCCGCCGAACTCGATCACCAAGCCGCCGTCGGCCGAGCTGCGCCCGGGCCAGGTCGACCAGGACTCGCTGCCGCCGTACGAGACCCTCGACGCCATCCTCGAGCTGTACGTCGCCGGTGCGCAGGGTCGCGCCCAGCTCATCGACGCCGGTTTCGACGCCGCGGTCGTGGACAAGGTCGTCTCGCTGGTGGACCGGGCCGAGTGGAAGCGCCGGCAGTTCGCGCCCGGCCCGAAGATCTCCGCCCTGGCGTTCGGCCGCGACCGCCGGCTGCCCATCACGAGCCGGTGGCGCGAGCAGGACTCCTGA
- the panB gene encoding 3-methyl-2-oxobutanoate hydroxymethyltransferase, whose product MSDSPATGEISAPYGSGPQASQAPAGAAPVRRIRIPHLQAMKERGEKWAMLTAYDQYSAEIFDEAGIPVLLVGDSAGNNVYGFETTVPVTVEHLLPLVKAVTTAAKRAMVVADLPFGSYQASPEQALGTATRFMKEGLAHAVKLEGGKAMVPEIELLVRAGIPVMGHVGFTPQSEHVLGGYRVQGRGEAADRLVDDAVALEQAGCFAVVMEMVPAPLAARVTEVLSIPTIGIGAGPDCDAQVLVWSDMAGLRGGRSPRFVKKYADLRGTLSEAARTYAAEVASGAFPTAEHSFEE is encoded by the coding sequence ATGAGCGACTCCCCCGCGACCGGCGAGATCTCGGCACCCTACGGCAGCGGCCCCCAGGCCTCGCAGGCCCCGGCAGGCGCCGCACCCGTCCGGCGCATCCGGATCCCGCACCTGCAGGCCATGAAGGAGCGGGGCGAGAAGTGGGCCATGCTCACCGCCTACGACCAGTACTCCGCCGAGATCTTCGACGAGGCGGGCATTCCCGTGCTGCTCGTCGGCGACTCGGCCGGCAACAACGTCTACGGCTTCGAGACCACCGTGCCCGTGACCGTCGAACACCTGCTCCCCCTCGTCAAGGCGGTCACCACGGCTGCGAAGCGGGCCATGGTCGTGGCCGACCTGCCGTTCGGTTCCTACCAGGCGAGCCCGGAGCAGGCCCTGGGCACCGCCACCCGCTTCATGAAGGAAGGACTCGCCCACGCGGTCAAGCTCGAGGGCGGCAAGGCGATGGTCCCCGAGATCGAGCTGCTCGTGCGGGCGGGCATCCCCGTCATGGGGCACGTCGGGTTCACCCCGCAGAGCGAGCACGTCCTCGGCGGCTACCGGGTGCAGGGCCGGGGAGAGGCCGCAGACCGGCTCGTCGACGACGCGGTCGCCCTCGAGCAGGCAGGTTGTTTCGCCGTCGTCATGGAGATGGTCCCGGCCCCGCTCGCGGCCCGGGTGACCGAGGTGCTGTCCATCCCGACCATCGGCATCGGCGCCGGCCCCGACTGTGATGCCCAGGTGCTGGTGTGGTCCGACATGGCCGGCCTGCGCGGCGGCAGGAGCCCCCGCTTCGTCAAGAAGTACGCCGACCTGCGCGGCACCCTCTCCGAGGCGGCGAGGACGTATGCCGCGGAGGTCGCCTCGGGCGCCTTCCCCACCGCCGAGCACTCCTTCGAGGAGTAG
- a CDS encoding ArgE/DapE family deacylase — MRLDHTAGPDLGGADLTATERGVLDAIDEQGLLADLAALVAIPSTGGSPAEIEAQDWCADRLAGIGLEVDSWDIDVAAEQAAPGFPGMEVERAQARGCVAVLGAAAQPSGSSGVVPALVLSGHTDVVPPGDLTAWPDRGPYRLRIGDGLAAGRGTCDMKGGLAAVLAAVSAVVSSGVRLRRPLAVHAVSGEEDGGLGAFATLRRGHRAEACVIAEPTSGAVVPANAGSLTFRLEVRGRATHGSTRTRGVSAIDLLAPVQAALRELETARNASAPILFDHLDLPWPLSIGVVHAGDWASTVPDRLVAEGRYGVRIGESLEDARTAFEQAVGRACAADPWLCEHPVEVTWPGGAFASAGLTADDSLVRDVTSCVEAQGGSAPGVVGAPYGSDLRLYIAAGVPTLQYGPGDVRHAHALDEHVAVADLLRCARVYALLALRRCGLAT, encoded by the coding sequence ATGCGCCTCGACCACACCGCAGGCCCGGACCTCGGCGGTGCCGACCTGACCGCCACCGAGCGCGGCGTGCTCGACGCCATCGACGAGCAGGGCCTGCTCGCAGACCTCGCCGCGCTGGTGGCCATCCCGTCCACGGGCGGGAGCCCGGCCGAGATCGAGGCGCAGGACTGGTGTGCCGACCGGCTGGCCGGCATCGGGCTGGAAGTCGACTCCTGGGACATCGACGTCGCGGCCGAGCAGGCGGCTCCGGGTTTCCCCGGCATGGAGGTCGAGCGTGCGCAGGCCCGGGGCTGCGTTGCCGTCCTGGGCGCAGCGGCGCAGCCTTCAGGGAGTTCGGGGGTCGTGCCGGCGTTGGTGCTCTCCGGGCACACGGACGTGGTGCCCCCGGGCGACCTCACCGCGTGGCCGGACCGGGGCCCCTACCGGCTCCGGATTGGCGACGGCCTCGCGGCCGGGCGCGGGACCTGCGACATGAAGGGCGGGCTCGCCGCGGTGCTGGCCGCGGTGTCGGCAGTCGTGAGCTCAGGCGTCCGGCTGCGCCGCCCGCTCGCCGTCCACGCTGTCAGCGGCGAGGAGGACGGCGGGCTGGGCGCCTTCGCCACCCTGCGCCGTGGCCACCGGGCCGAAGCCTGTGTCATCGCAGAGCCGACGTCCGGGGCGGTCGTCCCGGCCAACGCCGGATCTCTCACCTTCCGGCTCGAGGTCCGGGGCCGGGCGACCCACGGATCGACCCGCACGAGGGGCGTCAGCGCCATCGACCTGCTGGCCCCGGTGCAGGCGGCCCTGCGCGAGCTCGAGACCGCCCGAAACGCCAGCGCCCCAATCCTGTTCGACCATCTCGACCTGCCTTGGCCCCTCTCCATCGGTGTGGTGCACGCCGGTGACTGGGCCAGCACCGTGCCCGATCGGCTGGTCGCCGAGGGCCGTTACGGGGTGCGGATCGGGGAGTCGCTGGAGGACGCTCGCACCGCGTTCGAACAGGCTGTGGGGCGGGCCTGTGCGGCCGACCCGTGGCTGTGCGAGCACCCCGTGGAGGTGACCTGGCCCGGAGGCGCCTTCGCGTCGGCGGGACTCACCGCTGATGACTCCCTGGTGCGTGATGTCACGAGCTGCGTCGAGGCGCAGGGAGGTTCAGCGCCTGGAGTGGTCGGCGCGCCCTACGGGTCGGACCTGCGGCTCTACATCGCCGCGGGTGTGCCCACGCTGCAGTACGGGCCCGGCGACGTCCGCCATGCCCACGCGCTGGACGAGCACGTGGCGGTCGCCGACCTGCTCCGGTGCGCGCGCGTCTACGCCCTGCTCGCGCTCCGGCGCTGCGGCCTGGCCACCTGA
- a CDS encoding TIGR03557 family F420-dependent LLM class oxidoreductase: MTDRTHAMTPDGSLTVGYAAMLEQFAPREAVDLTAFAEQHGFSGCMAADHFQPWVPQQGQASFVWNVLAAVGERTQGDLGPGVTCPSFRFHPAIVAQAAATLEAMNPGRTWLGLGTGEALNEHVIPGYWPEAGERSRRMWEAVELINQLFTTSLKGKDTKFAGEFFKMETTRLWTMPETAPPVLVATAGPINAKKTGKFADGMITVGAPLEKIEGLFAKFDEGAREAGKDPSTMPKVLQLHLSWAETDEEALHNAVTEWPNGGMKFPKADIRSPFEFEQMAKLVRPEDFEGRMVISSDPDAHRAEIQRFVDLGFDRVYLHNVGRNQREWIEVFGREVLPKLTR; this comes from the coding sequence ATGACGGACCGGACCCACGCGATGACCCCCGACGGCTCCCTCACGGTCGGCTACGCCGCCATGCTGGAGCAGTTCGCGCCGCGCGAGGCAGTCGACCTCACGGCCTTCGCCGAGCAGCACGGGTTCTCGGGGTGCATGGCCGCCGACCACTTCCAGCCGTGGGTGCCGCAGCAGGGCCAGGCGTCGTTCGTCTGGAACGTCCTGGCAGCCGTGGGCGAACGCACGCAGGGCGACCTCGGCCCGGGGGTGACCTGCCCCTCGTTCCGGTTCCACCCGGCGATCGTCGCCCAGGCGGCCGCGACCCTGGAGGCGATGAACCCCGGTCGCACCTGGCTTGGCCTGGGCACCGGCGAGGCGCTGAACGAGCACGTCATCCCCGGCTACTGGCCCGAGGCCGGCGAACGCTCCCGCCGGATGTGGGAGGCCGTCGAGCTCATCAACCAGCTCTTCACCACCTCCCTGAAGGGCAAGGACACCAAGTTCGCCGGCGAGTTCTTCAAGATGGAGACCACCCGGCTGTGGACCATGCCCGAGACCGCTCCCCCGGTGCTGGTCGCGACGGCCGGGCCGATCAACGCGAAGAAGACGGGCAAGTTCGCCGACGGCATGATCACCGTCGGCGCCCCGCTGGAGAAGATCGAGGGCCTCTTCGCGAAGTTCGACGAGGGCGCCCGCGAGGCCGGGAAGGACCCGTCGACGATGCCCAAGGTGCTGCAGCTGCACCTGTCGTGGGCGGAGACCGACGAGGAGGCGCTCCACAACGCCGTCACCGAGTGGCCCAACGGCGGGATGAAGTTCCCCAAGGCCGACATCCGCTCGCCGTTCGAGTTCGAGCAGATGGCCAAGCTGGTGCGGCCCGAGGACTTCGAGGGCCGCATGGTCATCTCGTCCGACCCGGACGCCCACCGGGCCGAGATCCAGCGCTTCGTCGACCTCGGCTTCGACCGGGTCTACCTGCACAACGTGGGCCGCAACCAGCGCGAGTGGATCGAGGTGTTCGGTCGCGAGGTGCTGCCGAAGCTCACCCGGTGA
- a CDS encoding class I SAM-dependent methyltransferase, whose product MSEHEIPVPESEPRTRWSEVSGGIGAATAYQRHFDEMAAKGLDVHGEATFVQSLLPAPARVLDAGCGTGRVATQLTSLGYHCVGVDADRDMVAVAERRDPATTWVQQDLSRLQLRSQAFELVLLAGNVVPLLAPGTLLAAMERMAAHVEPGGLVVAGFGLDAAHLPAGIPVTPLEDYDRACTVADLSFIRRYSTWDKEPWRPDSGYVVSIHRRND is encoded by the coding sequence ATGAGCGAGCACGAGATCCCGGTTCCCGAGAGCGAGCCGCGCACCCGCTGGTCGGAGGTCTCCGGCGGCATCGGTGCCGCCACGGCATACCAGCGCCACTTCGACGAGATGGCGGCCAAGGGCCTCGACGTGCACGGCGAGGCCACCTTCGTGCAGTCGCTGCTGCCCGCCCCGGCCCGCGTGCTCGACGCCGGCTGCGGCACCGGACGCGTGGCAACCCAGCTGACCTCGCTCGGCTACCACTGCGTGGGCGTCGACGCCGACCGCGACATGGTCGCGGTCGCCGAGCGCCGGGACCCGGCCACGACCTGGGTCCAGCAGGATCTCAGCCGGCTGCAGCTGCGCTCGCAGGCCTTCGAGCTGGTGCTGCTCGCCGGCAACGTCGTGCCGCTGCTGGCCCCGGGGACACTGCTCGCCGCCATGGAGCGCATGGCCGCCCATGTGGAGCCGGGAGGGCTCGTGGTCGCCGGCTTCGGCCTCGATGCCGCACACCTTCCGGCGGGCATTCCCGTCACCCCGCTGGAGGACTACGACCGGGCCTGCACGGTCGCCGACCTGTCGTTCATCCGCCGCTACAGCACGTGGGACAAGGAGCCCTGGCGCCCGGACTCCGGCTACGTCGTCAGCATCCACCGCCGCAACGACTGA
- a CDS encoding methionine aminopeptidase yields the protein MAYWFNINTGKVETEENRSPGEDLMGPYATEEEASRALEIARAKTERWDEEDRAWEDDDVDD from the coding sequence ATGGCTTACTGGTTCAACATCAACACCGGCAAGGTCGAGACCGAGGAGAACCGCAGCCCCGGGGAGGACCTCATGGGTCCCTACGCCACCGAGGAGGAGGCCTCGCGCGCCCTCGAGATCGCCCGCGCGAAGACCGAGCGCTGGGACGAGGAGGACCGTGCGTGGGAGGACGACGACGTCGACGACTGA
- the map gene encoding type I methionyl aminopeptidase has protein sequence MPLTYASVAPGTVSPRRAVPASIARPEYVDRPAPARSHGPEVKDAETIEKMRVAGRIAAQAMEAAAAVIAPGVTTDEVDRVGHEFLLDHGAYPSTLGYRGFPKSLCTSVNEVICHGIPDSRRLEDGDIVNIDITAYIGGVHGDTDATYLCGDVDEESRLLVERTREAMMRGIKAAQPGREVNIIGRVIESYARRFGYGVVRDFTGHGIGTEFHSGLIIPHYDAAPAYNTVIEPGMTFTIEPMLNLGTHEWEMWDDDWTVVTKDRKRSAQFEHTILITESGNEILTLP, from the coding sequence ATGCCGCTGACGTACGCAAGTGTTGCGCCCGGGACCGTGTCCCCGCGCCGCGCCGTTCCCGCCTCGATCGCGCGACCGGAGTACGTCGACCGGCCGGCGCCGGCGAGGAGCCACGGACCGGAGGTCAAGGACGCCGAGACGATCGAGAAGATGCGCGTCGCCGGCCGGATCGCCGCCCAGGCGATGGAGGCCGCCGCAGCGGTGATCGCGCCTGGCGTCACGACCGACGAGGTCGACCGGGTGGGCCACGAGTTCCTGCTCGACCACGGCGCCTACCCCTCGACGCTCGGCTACCGCGGCTTCCCCAAGTCGCTGTGCACGTCGGTGAACGAGGTCATCTGCCACGGCATCCCCGACAGCCGCCGGCTCGAGGACGGCGACATCGTCAACATCGACATCACCGCCTACATCGGTGGGGTGCACGGCGACACCGACGCGACGTACCTGTGCGGGGACGTCGACGAGGAGTCGCGCCTGCTGGTCGAGCGCACCCGCGAGGCGATGATGCGCGGCATCAAGGCCGCCCAGCCGGGTCGTGAGGTCAACATCATCGGACGCGTCATCGAGTCCTACGCACGACGCTTCGGCTACGGGGTGGTGCGCGACTTCACCGGCCACGGGATCGGCACCGAGTTCCACTCCGGCCTGATCATCCCCCACTACGACGCGGCGCCGGCCTACAACACGGTCATCGAGCCGGGGATGACGTTCACCATCGAGCCCATGCTCAACCTCGGCACCCACGAGTGGGAGATGTGGGACGACGACTGGACCGTGGTGACCAAGGACCGCAAGCGGTCGGCGCAGTTCGAGCACACCATCCTCATCACCGAGAGCGGCAACGAGATCCTCACCCTCCCCTGA
- a CDS encoding DUF3224 domain-containing protein, with the protein MDHVAEGTFVIDFRPPQAEAEPPGLGRLEFDKTFAGDLTGTSRGAMLSAGDPSSGSAGYVVIEVVDGALSGRHGTFALQHSGTMHEGRQRLAISVVPGSGTGELAGILGDFELTVADDGTHRYALRYRL; encoded by the coding sequence ATGGACCACGTGGCAGAGGGCACCTTCGTGATCGATTTCCGTCCCCCGCAGGCCGAGGCAGAGCCGCCCGGGCTCGGCCGGCTCGAGTTCGACAAGACCTTCGCCGGCGACCTCACGGGCACCTCACGCGGGGCGATGCTGTCGGCCGGTGACCCGTCCAGCGGCTCGGCGGGCTACGTCGTCATCGAGGTGGTCGACGGAGCCCTGTCCGGCCGGCACGGCACGTTCGCCCTGCAGCACAGCGGCACGATGCACGAGGGCCGGCAGCGGCTGGCTATCAGCGTGGTGCCCGGCAGCGGCACCGGGGAGCTGGCCGGCATCCTGGGCGACTTCGAGCTGACCGTCGCCGACGACGGCACCCACCGCTACGCGCTGCGCTACCGGCTGTGA
- a CDS encoding polyphosphate--glucose phosphotransferase yields the protein MSGPGIALGIDVGGSGIKGAPVDLDRGDFAADRLRIETPDGASPQAVCEVIAEIVDHFDGTQGHSPIGVTIPGVVTRGVVRSAANIDKAWIDFDVVAHLHGLLDHPVIAVNDADAAGIGEMYHGAARGREGLVILTTLGTGIGTALIHDGVLVPNSELGHLQIDGHDAERRASSGVREAEELTWEEWAARLQRYYTHLEALLWPDLFVVGGGVSKKADRYLPLLDLRTPIIPAQLENRAGIIGAAHLAATSAR from the coding sequence ATGTCAGGACCCGGCATCGCCCTCGGCATCGACGTCGGCGGCAGCGGCATCAAGGGCGCCCCTGTCGACCTCGACCGGGGCGACTTCGCTGCAGACCGGCTGCGCATCGAGACACCGGACGGGGCGTCCCCCCAGGCCGTCTGCGAGGTCATCGCCGAGATCGTCGACCACTTCGACGGCACCCAGGGGCACTCCCCCATCGGCGTGACGATCCCCGGCGTCGTCACTCGCGGCGTGGTGCGCTCGGCAGCGAACATCGACAAGGCCTGGATCGACTTCGACGTGGTGGCGCACCTGCACGGGCTGCTCGACCACCCGGTGATCGCGGTCAACGACGCCGACGCTGCGGGCATCGGCGAGATGTACCACGGCGCGGCCCGAGGGCGAGAGGGCCTGGTCATCCTCACCACCCTCGGAACGGGCATCGGAACGGCGCTGATCCACGACGGCGTGCTGGTGCCGAACTCCGAGCTGGGCCACCTCCAGATCGACGGCCACGACGCCGAGAGGCGGGCCTCCTCCGGCGTGCGCGAGGCCGAGGAGCTCACGTGGGAGGAGTGGGCCGCCCGGCTGCAGCGCTACTACACCCACCTCGAGGCGCTGCTGTGGCCCGACCTCTTCGTCGTCGGCGGAGGCGTCTCCAAGAAGGCCGACAGGTACCTCCCCCTGCTGGACCTGCGCACTCCGATCATCCCGGCCCAGCTCGAGAACCGGGCCGGCATCATCGGTGCCGCCCACCTGGCGGCGACCTCCGCACGCTGA